One Deefgea tanakiae genomic region harbors:
- a CDS encoding DUF6864 domain-containing function encodes MSNNIEFEIKTGKYKVIKSGTIRTSENEISFFIDGLSLKYIFSTTEDGKARFKSEVISDEEMIINLYNFSSKTGQGNKNPIEVGTFGDPESEFFVNFHVKSGEHSREFQYSFLISEK; translated from the coding sequence TTGTCGAATAACATTGAATTTGAGATAAAGACTGGAAAGTATAAAGTAATAAAATCAGGCACAATACGAACCTCAGAAAATGAAATATCTTTCTTTATAGATGGCCTATCTTTGAAATATATTTTCTCAACAACAGAAGATGGAAAAGCAAGATTCAAGTCTGAAGTAATTAGCGATGAAGAAATGATTATTAATCTATATAATTTCTCAAGTAAAACAGGCCAAGGAAATAAAAACCCAATTGAAGTTGGTACATTTGGCGACCCTGAATCTGAATTTTTTGTTAATTTCCACGTAAAATCAGGTGAACATTCTAGAGAGTTTCAATATTCATTTTTGATTTCGGAAAAATAA